The genomic region GTCAAGACTGTGCCTGTCTTATTCGGCCTGTGCCCCTGTCCCCTCTGATGGTACCTGACACAGGTGCACTACATAAGTGCTACACTAACAAATAAGTGAATGGGCAGAATGAAACAGACTCCAGGGTAAGCAGACTTGCTCAGAGAACACTCCCTCGGAAGACAGGGAATCATCCGAACTTCATACTCTCTTCTAATCCGAACCCACAGGTCACCTCTAATGCAGATTTTAGAAAGacttctcttggggcacctggctggctcagttggttgaatctgactcttttttttttttttttaaagattttatttatttcagagaaagagagagagagaatacactaatggggaggggcagagagaccagGAGACACCcagttgaacagggagcctgatgaaggacccaataccaggaccctgacttgccaaaggcagacacttaactgactgagccacccagacatcccacttgtctgatgcttgatttcagctcaggtcatgatctcagggtcatgagatcaagcccagcatggggctctgtgctgggcgtggcgCCTACTTaacagactctctctccctctgcccttccttctctccatctcttaaaaaaaaaaaaaaaaaagaactcctcttCAGTCTTTTCAGACTGTTATTTTCTCTTGGTACACCCTCCAAGGCAGCTTGAATATGCTTTACCAATGACTGGTTACACAGTGACAGAGCTAGTTTCTCCCAAATCAACACCCCAAGCCACCCCCCTACAGGGGGTCTGGCTGCCTGGAGAAGAGCAGGTGCAGAAACTCTTTATACACTACCCAAGGGCAGGCAAAGAACTCTTGTCTGACCTCAGGGGACCTTCTAGTGTTCTCACCCTGTTCTACCCAAGGAAGAATCAGAATCCCTCTATGACACAGAGGAAAGTCATCTTTGATTTAGAAGAATGGAATGCTGTCAATTCTGCATTACCGCAGATGGGAAGAAGGGACATACATCTGTATAACACATCTTGAAGAAATTGTGACTCCCTATGATGAAATAATAGATGGACTGTTTGGCTCTATTACactctagattttaaaataatgcagttcggggcacctgggtgtctcagtgggttaaagcctctgccttcggctcaggtcatgatctcagggtcctgggatcgagccttgcattgggctctctgctcagcagggagcctgcttcccttcctctctctctctgcctgtctctcttcttacttatgatctctgtcaaataaataaataaaatcttaaaataaaataaaattatacagttCATTATTAAGTACCTATGACTTTTGGACATACGCCTTTCAGATTCCATAGGTGCTATCATtgtaatgacaaaaaaaatcttatttcttcaACTTCACCTGCAAGGAATACACATTTTCGTGTATCAACAGCAGTTAATCATGAATCGTGGTAATCATTAAAGCTGAAATCATAGTCAAAACTCCATTCATTCACGGAGCTTAAAATCGATAGCAGTTTAGAActgatggaaaataagaaaaggtaGCAATTAGCCAGGGGTTCTGGAGATGCTATCCTGACGTTTACCGTTTATCTGGCCACCTAAACAGTGAAGAGTACAGAAATGCCATTGCAGGTAGTCTATCTTCATCTACTAAAAAAGAACcaactatttttaaacattctggaAGCACTCAGTTATTTACAAATGATGGGCCTAAATTAGGCTTCATCCTTACTTATTCCTGCAGCAGGTTCCTCGAGATCTCTGAAGGTCAGCTCTGCGGCTGGGGTGGATAAACGCTTGGCCCTGGACCTGGAGCTGAATTTCAGTGTCGACTCTACCACTTTCTAGCTCTGCCTCCTATACACGGTACTgaacttctctaagcctcagtttctcttttataaaatagggagaataataatacctacctcctAGGGTTGTTAAGAGGATGAGTTAATTCATATAATGTATCTGGCCTACAATAATCGCTCAATACACCTTAGCTGTGAATCGCACTGGTACAAAGTTGTCTAGTTCTTTATGTGTCCTCGGGGATAACTGGTAATTTTGTTGCCCTGGTAATGCTGATGGCTTCCTCTGGTTAGTCACCACTAGTGAGACTCTCCCGGTGTTAAAACAAGCAGGAGGTAGAGGTGGGATACCCTGGAACTCGTTCACCATTTCTCCTCCCCTCTACTTACGGGCTTAAGATAGGCGACATTGCTGTGGCGAATGTCATTCAAGAGCTGATCTCTGGGAGTGATTTCCACCAGCGGGGGTGGCCTGTTTTTCGGCACCGGTTTGAGCGTTCTGATGACATCTTTGAGGTTGGTCTTCTCGGGCGGCTCTCTGGCCTCGGGCATCCGAGACTTGCGTTGCATCCTCTTCAGCTTCACCACTCGGAAGGAGTCAGGGTCCGTCCTGTACTTCGGGGGCTGTGACGGCTTCTTCATCATTTCATTCTGTCGATTGAAGGCGGCCGCTTGGAGGTTGGGAGGCTGTGGAGGAGGCTGGAGGAACTCCTGCATCCTGGGATCGGGCATGGGtccccccagcctctcccacatTCCAGGTGGCAGCCCCAACCCATTCTCCAACATGGCTATCAACTTCCTCTGCTCTTTGAGCTGCTGCTGTTTTTGTTCCTCTTGTCTTTTCTGCCGCTGCTTGTCCTGATTCCTGGTGAGCAGGTTGGTCACCACCATTCTGGGACCCGGGAGCTCAAAATGGTAGCCCACCTTCAGGAGAGTGGTGTTGGCCTTCAACAGCCGGGAGATTTCCATTTCGGCATGGTGGCCCAGCATGTGCCTTTGATTGTGGAACCGAAGTTCGGTGAGCGTCTCGTTGAACTGGAGGCACCTCATGATGGCCACGATTCCTTTCCCCGTGATGAAGTTGGACTCGATGTTGAGAGTGGTAATGCTCCTATTTTCCCGCAGCATGTTCGCCAAGGCAAACGCGACGTTCTCATCCGCGCCCACGTTGGCTAAGCTGAAGGTTTtgatgtgtttgtttttcttcattgcgTTGACGAAGTCCAGCAACATCTCCTTGGGGATGTTTTCAATGTTGTTCAGGTTGAGCTCCTTCATGTCAGGGTCATTCTGTCTAACGCGCCTCAAGCTCCCATCCAGGTCTGTTTGGTTTCCCGAAGGCCTCGCACTTACCTTTAGAAAACTGGTATCTAGCGCTAACTTCTTGGGAtctaattttgatattttcttctcacttttttcttgGACCTCTGGTCCGTCTTTCTGTTCTCCAAATGCCTTCTTAGCTACTTGTGCACAGCTGCTCTCCCCGTTCCTGATCTGCTGCTCTACCCCACCTTCCTCGCCTCTTTGTGGCTTTTCCACACTCTCTTCACTGTCATCATCTCCTTCCTCGTCTTCATCCTCGTCATCTTCATCCTCGTCATCCTCATCCCCGTCATCTCCTTCATCTTCTTCACCACCAGCGTCATCGGTTTCTGGGACATCGCTGCTGCCTTTTGATTCTCTTTTATTTGCAGCAATTTCGTTGTtgagcttttcttttaaatactggGACACATTTTTATTACCTTTGCCTACTTCTTCGTGCTGCTCTTGAGTGTCCACCTAAAAGACAGGTTTATGAGGATTAGAACACATGGGGATGGAGAAACAGGAAGCAGAGCAGTCGCTACTGGAAATAAGAGATTTATTAGGAAGTGAAATGAGTAAGCAAATAAATGGTGTGTATAGTgttccatttgtgtgtgtatacatatacacaaacacatatacaatatataaaagcTTATAAGTGTATAGGAAAAACAAGTCTATGGTAATGCTTACCCAATTATCAGTTCTCTCTTAAAAATAGAGGGAATTATTAAGGTAACTGAGAAGGGGGcagtgtctggctggctcagtcagaggagcatgtgactcctgatctcagggttatgagttcaagtccatgttggctgtagagattactttaaaaataaaataaaataaaataaaataaaaagataactggaggggcgcctgggtggctcagtgggttaagcctctgcttttggctcaggtcatggtcccaggctcctgggatcgagccccacatcgggctctctgttcagcagggagcctgcttcctcctctctctatgcctgcttttctgcctacttgtgatctttgtatgtcaaataaataaataaaatcttaaaaaaaaaaagataactggaGAGGGGATGCGTGTAATTCTaaagtgtttgtgttttttaaaaaaatacacgtATTAGTTTTGTAAGCAAATATAATCTAAATAAAGATGAACTTTTATAGCCATACTACAGATAGATACAAACACATTTTGGGGGGGGCGTGTTGTGTTTATCTCATTCCATATGgtaaaatgaaacataattttgGTTTTGGActctgtattgtttttaaaaatggtgttcaATTCTAGAAGCGGCCCCAAAATTATTTGCTTTGAAAACCTTATGGAGTTATCGATCAATACACTGAagtctttgttttatatatatccaAATAGGCATTTTTGTGTTCAATAGTCCTAGGTTACACAAATTACTCATTGCTCCAAACAAAACTTACATCCCAAGATAGCTGCTAATCTAATATAATGTGTATATCAACTTTCCCTGAAAACATAACATACTGTGGGAAAAGTGAGAGCATTCTGATACCCTGAAATATACCAAAGACCTAGACTTGGATTTTTTGTCTCCTCAGCTCTATGACCACTATCCTGACTACTTCGAGGACAGGATCATGAGTCCAGTTTCTTTTGAAACCAAGTCTTTAGGGGGCGCTGCTGGCTACAAAAGAGGATCAGATTATACAGATCTTTAGAAACAATgctttggggcatctgggcagctcagtgggttaaagcctctgccttcaactcaggtcatggtctcagggtcctagggtcaagccccgcgttgggctctctgctcagcagggagcctgcttccccctctctctctgtctgcctctctgcctacttgtgatctctctgtcaaataaataaataaaatcttaaaaaaaaaaaaagggaacaatgCCTTAGTCTAGAAAGGAAATTAGCAGTTTCTAAACGATGTTTGTTAGATTCTTGCTTATCAATTAGTGTGCTTTCCTATACCACATGTGTACCTCATAGGTGTCATTTTGAAAGCTGGTGTAGCATTTTCAAGCAAGAACTTGATCTTCTTGCTTACAACATACGGTAGGTTGGAAGTGACAGTTGGCAACACTCATCCTAACCACTTTAAAGCCTTCTCTACTGCATTTCTCATCTGTCCCAGTAGGGGGAGACAATCATCAAGCTGTTTAAATTATACTAAGGGAAGACAAAAGTGTTCAAAgtacccagttttctttttctgaaatttgcATTCAGAATAGAATTGGTTTTTACTCCAACTGTATAATATAGTCACTCAAAATAGCTGCAGATTGTACCTTAAACTCCAACCTGACCAAACGGGCAATTGCTTAAATTTAGTACATGTTTAAACTCTTCTGACCCTGAAACCAGTTTGTAAGTTTCCTTAATCACAGCCAGCATGATAGCAATGTGAGAAGATAGAGCTGTAACAGCAGGTATAACTAAAAGCGTCTTTACCTGCAGGGATCTTGGTCTTCCTTTGGCTTTGTCCTTTTTAAGTGGAACATTAAGAAAAGTATGCTGATATATGATAGGTTCATAGATGCAAATGCAATTCTAGTGGccatataagaaatatatttcagaaagaacGGTCTTTACAACAACTGTTCAATAGCTGTCAATTTCTAAATGTATTACTGATATCCAATAAACTGTGTTAATACGGAATTTTGGGAGTTATTTGACATGGTTGAACTATATAGATTATGTGGCGAGACTTCAGAAGGGCTGTGACGCCCTTGCAATTTTCTGTGAAATACTACCTATGAATGTGTAAGCAGAAGGAGGGGTACAGAGCATTCATCAGCTTCTTAAAGCATTCtatgtgtccaaaaaaaaaaaaaaggagttaaggACAAATTCTTATAGGTTATGAG from Mustela erminea isolate mMusErm1 chromosome 1, mMusErm1.Pri, whole genome shotgun sequence harbors:
- the LMOD3 gene encoding leiomodin-3 encodes the protein MSEHSRNSDEEELFDEEIDEDEILANLSPEELRKLQSEMEVMAPDPRLPVGMIQKDQTDKPPTGNFDHKSLMDYMYWQKASRRMLEDERVPVTFVPSQVDTQEQHEEVGKGNKNVSQYLKEKLNNEIAANKRESKGSSDVPETDDAGGEEDEGDDGDEDDEDEDDEDEDEEGDDDSEESVEKPQRGEEGGVEQQIRNGESSCAQVAKKAFGEQKDGPEVQEKSEKKISKLDPKKLALDTSFLKVSARPSGNQTDLDGSLRRVRQNDPDMKELNLNNIENIPKEMLLDFVNAMKKNKHIKTFSLANVGADENVAFALANMLRENRSITTLNIESNFITGKGIVAIMRCLQFNETLTELRFHNQRHMLGHHAEMEISRLLKANTTLLKVGYHFELPGPRMVVTNLLTRNQDKQRQKRQEEQKQQQLKEQRKLIAMLENGLGLPPGMWERLGGPMPDPRMQEFLQPPPQPPNLQAAAFNRQNEMMKKPSQPPKYRTDPDSFRVVKLKRMQRKSRMPEAREPPEKTNLKDVIRTLKPVPKNRPPPLVEITPRDQLLNDIRHSNVAYLKPVQLPKELA